TCTTCTTCCCCGAGAATCAGAATCCATCTATATCCTTTCTTCTCGGCATAGGAAAGTTGTTTTCCCATCTTTTGAGTTTGCAAAGAAAGATCCACGGCAACATTTGCAGCTCTGAATCGTTTTGCCAAACTCTGCACGGAAGAAAAAGAAGCATCATCCAAGAGAGGAATGTAAACCGTATTCGCATTGGATAAATTCGGCAATAATCCGTGTGTTTCCAAAAAGTTTTGCAAAGTGACATCACCGAGTCCGAAGCCGATTCCGGAAAGTTCCTCATTGGAAAAAAGTCCGATCAGGTTGTCATAACGGCCACCACCGTATAATGAACGTTTGTTTTTCGGACTTGTATCGAAAATTTCAAATATAAATCCGGTATAATAATCAAACCCTCGTACTACGGAAGGATCGAAATCGACTATGTCCGCAAGGCCAAGATCCTTCAGTCCTGAGAAAAGATCGTTTATCTTTTGAATTGTTTCTGCAGTCAGACCGAGAATCGTATGAATATTTTCCACAGTTGCCGCAAGGAACTGGTCAATCTTCGATACGGCCGTGGGATCTTCAGGGATCGTTTTCGAAACAAGTGCAACATATTCATCCTGGGTGATTTTATTTTTTTTGTCCAGGATCTTGGAAACTTCGTGCGCTTGCTCCGGTTTCAATTTCAAGCCTGATTTGAAAAATTCATCCAGAAGAGAACGATGGGATACTTTCACTCGAAAAGAATTTCTAGGAGCACCGAAAGCAAATAGAATGTCACAAGCCAAAGAAAAAATTTCCAACTCTGCCCGGAAATGATTCACTCCGAACATATCCACGTTGAGTTGCCAATGTTCCCGCAAACGTCCGTGGCCCGGCTGTTCGTATCTCCAAAGATTGGGAATGGAAAACCAACGAATCGGCCTTGGTAAATCCCTGAGTTTGCTTGCCACCATACGAGCAACAGTCGGAGTCATCTCGGGTCGTATGGCAACTTCACGACCGCCCTTATCTATAAAGTTATAAATTTGTTTGCCTACGATTTCTTCCCCGGTTTTTGCCCGATATAAATCCAAAGACTCGATCATCGGACCGTCGTATTCTTCATATCCGTAGGAAATAGCGACCTGTTTCATCACTGAAAACAGATAGTTGCGTAATCTCATATCTTCGGGAAAAAAATCCCGAGTGCCTTTGTAATTCGCAGTGGTTAATTTTTGTTCTTTCAAATCAGGACTTTGCCTTTTAATATAATGTTTGTTTAGCGAAAAAACTCGATTAAGCTCTCGTAGATTTCCTTACCGCGTTTATCGCCACCGCTCAATCCGATGATACGAGTGCCTACAACATAGAAATCATGAATCTCTTCCATATGTCGAAGTTCCATTGCCATACGAATGGGTGCCTGCATCTTAAAATTGATATCAATCGTCATCGAAGGTTTGATCATCAGGGATTTTATAATCTCCGGATCTCTCACTTCGATAGCAACTCCGCCCTTGGATACATTCAAAACATTCTGTTTTAAATCCAATATATGCGTGTTTGAATCCATGATTCTCTCTTGGAAGGTGATTTCAACTTCTTTAAATAATTCGAAAACCGCAATGGGAACAGGAGACTTTTCATATTCCAAACTAAGATATGCAAAAAAATGCAAATCGTTCATTTTGATAAAGATAGGGTAATACAGAAATGAACTCATTTTTTTTCTTTTGTATTCCGCTATCTTATCATCCAATAGAAAATCTTCTTCAAAAGTCTCTTTCGGATCATAAACATCCGGAAGCGGTGCCGATTCCATGACTTGCGTATTGATCAAATAAAGCGGTTTTTTGTACAATTGCATCAATTCCACTTCATCATTCATTTCGGAAGAAGAGATGAAAACTACCTTGGATTGAGGATAATCTTTTAAGAGATTTCTATGGATATCAGTAAGAATCACCTGAGAACTAACGCCCGTTAATTTAGAAAAATCTATATCCGTTTTTGCGACGAGAAAATTGGAAGCCAAAACACTTCCATATACTTTTTCATTTCTGGGATCTTGGCGAACGGCAAAGGACTGTCTTTTTTCAATCAACTTACCCAGTAGCAGATTGTCTTTTTTGCTTAGGATCTGGTAATCCACTTCCACCTGAAAAGAAGGAGTTGTATAAACAGTGAAACGTTCGGTCGGAAAATCAGGGATCGCTTCCATTTCAAAAATATGCGAACCGTCGGGGCGTTCTCCCTTAAAGCGCAGTTTGATTTGAGTATCATAACCTTTCAGGTAGAGCCCTTCCGCATTCATCATCTGTTTGTAGAGATCTTGAATGTTAAGGGACTCTTCCATGGGAGCCCACTCCCTATCGGTCTTGTAATGTGTCTTTGGGATACTAATCATATCAGTCTATTTTTTTGAAATTTACCCGCCGGTTTCTAGCACGGCCTTCTTCTGTCTCATTATCAGAAATAGGTTGCGAATAATAATATGCTTGTATCTTCATTTTCTCTTTGGCTACGCCTTTGTCACGAAGATATTGATAAACCGAATTTGCCCGGTCTTCACTCAAAGTGATATTATATTCCCGTTTGCCCACATTATCCGTATGTCCGCCGATTTCCACTTTTTCATTTTTATGGTGAATCAAATAATCCGCAAACAAATCCAATCTTTTTTTATCTTCAGCACGCAATGATCTTTCGTTAAATGGAAAATAGATAACCGTATTGTACAGTTCGTCAAAATCACTTAGATTTCTAAGATACAATACAGTCTCTTTCCCCACCATATCTTTGATCGCCGTATCCGGGTATAGGAAAGTCTCTTCTTTATAACCTTTTGCTTTTGCTAAAATTTCAAAAGCGTAAGTAGGTTCTTTTTCCAAATGGAAAGTATTGTCTTTGGAAACAATCACCTTACCTTTCCTTGTCAAATCATCAAAATAAATAATTTCCGCATTCGGAATCACCAGATCGGTTTTTCTATCTTTTACGATAAAACGGATTCCTTGGATGGTTTTATTCGGACGATCATCTTTTATAGGACGAATCGGTTGTAAAACAATTCGAGAGTATTGTTCTTTATTTTTTCCCACATTCCCACGTAGATCGATCAGTAATTCTTGCGGATGAAATCCGGGCGAGGAAACTTCTACCCGATACAGTTTGCCTGTTTTTAAAATCGTTCTGAAATTTTCCAAATCTTCACTGCTCAAATCTCCTCCGATCCGTTTGGAGGTAATGATTTGAATCGGTTTGGTTTCATCGTAAATTTTTAAAGTGGCGTCTAAGCCGATCATGATTGCTTCCGATCCGTCCAGAACCAAACCGCGAAACAAAAATTCATAAGACCTTCTCAAATCTTCCGGTACTTGCGTACGGTAAATATCGAATTGGCCTTCTCCTCCCGGACGATTGGAAGAAAAATAAAACCAAAGATCATCGTGTGTTACGGAAATCCCTTCATTATCACTTTCTTCCCATAAACTGTAAGTGGAATAATCCGCAGGAGTATCAAAAGGAAAACCGGTAGAATCCGCGCTTAAACCTTGTTTGGTGTTAAAAGGAGAGCCGAGGATCTCCGGTTTTTGAAACACAGCCGTTTCCGGATTCATTTCCGAAAAATAGAAACTGAATTTTTTATTTTTATCTTCTCTATTGGAACTGAAATAAATCCGGTTTCCATCCCAATGATACGAGGGACTGATTTCATCTTCCTTGGAATTGATAACTTCACCCAAAGCGATCGGTTTTTGCCAAATTCCATCTCTGCAAAACAAACTAGGTTTGTCCAAGTTAGGTTGTTTTGTTTCAGGGACAGTCAAAGGATTTCTTTTGGAAATCCAAAGATCATAACCTCCCCTACCTCCCGGGCGGTTGGAGGAAAAAACCATAGAACATCCATCAGGTGACAGAGCGGGCATTTTATCTTCGAAATTGGAGTTGACTTCGTTTAAGGCAACGGGAGCCGACCAAAGCCCTGTTCTATGATTGATTTTCGTATAATAGATATTTAATCCGTCGTATCCTTCCATATTTTTTTTAGAGTCGTTTACATCTTTGTTTCTTACGGAAGTAAAGTACAATTCGTACGGTTTTTCGTCTTCATCAAATAGAATCGAAAACATCCCTTCAAAATTCGGAGTATTCAATTCGCGAAAATTTTTAGGAGCATCCCATTCCGGATATTTCATACGATCCGGAAAACTTTTGTTTTCAGAAATCCAAATGTCCATACCGCCTTCCCCCCCGGGACGATTGGACTGGAACACCAAATATCTTCCCGAAGGGGAAACAATCGGATTGTATTCCACATTTTGGGTATTCAGAGGCTGATTAAAGCGAACATCTTTCACTTTCGGGAGAGGTTGGGCCCAGAGAGCGAGACCAAAAAGGGGTAATAGAGAAAAATATCGTTTCATTTGGCTCTTCCTTCATTCTATCGGTTTAAGGGAAATTTCTGCCAAGGTAAAAAAGAAGGATTTGTCGCTTCCGCCTTAGTCTTTGAAATGAATTCAATGAGCCAAATCTTCGGAATTCTCAATATGACGACAGATTCCTTTTCGGATGGGGGCTTGTTTTTGGACCCGAAATCCGCAAAAGAGCAGGGGCAAAAATTGCGAAATGACGGAGCCGATTATCTGGATATTTCCGGCCAATCTTCCAATGTGAAATCCGCACTCGTCTCCGAAGAATTGGAATGGGAAAGAATCGAACCTACTCTACGCCATTTTATCTCCTTGGGAATTCCTACGAGTGTGGATAGTTTCCGCCCGAACGTCCAGGCCAAAGCATTGGAAGCGGGCACCCAAGTACTGAATGACATCACTGGATTTACCCACCCGGATGCAAGATCCTTATTCAAAGATCCATTTCTCTCCCAAAGCCAAGCCAAGTTGATCGTGATGCATTCGCATACGCTCGGTATTGCGAAGGAAAAATCCGAACTCACACCAGAAAATGTGGTACCTACCATCTTGAATTTCTTTCGGGATCGAAAATCCGAACTCACTTCCTGGGGAATTGCGGAAGAGCGGATTTATTTTGATCCGGGAATGGGCTTTTTTCTGGGAGAGGATCCAGAACTGTCCTTCACAGTGTTACGCAACATCGACCGGATTTTATCCGAATTTCCCCGATTGATGTTGGGCGTTTCCAGAAAATCCTTTTTGGGAAACGTATTAGGCGGTTTACCTCCGAAGGAACGGGAAATGCCTACTTTTGCTACCGAGATCTATTTGCTCCAAAAGAAAGTCCCCATGATCCGAACTCATGATGTTTTGAAACTGACTCAGGCAAAAAAAATTTTAAGCTTGTTAGGAAAATAAACCTAGAGATTATTTAAGGAAAAAACTATTCTCTTCCCGTTCGGATTGCTTTTCTAGTTTCCCGTCCGGAAGGATCCAAAGTAGGAAAAAAAACGGATTCTGGCACCGCGTAACCTTCCGCTACCGCTTTACGATAATAAGGAAGAAGAGGATTCCAATTGGGTTTGTCTTTGGATAGAAGAAGCAAATCCCGCCAAACTTCCAAAAACGAGATTTGCGATTTTTCTTTGTCGGAAGCATTTTCAACCCATTTGAGTCCTTCCGCATAACGACCCAGTTCAAAATTGGCTTTTAGTAGAAAGTAATGAAATTCCCTGTTTTTTTTAGCAGCTACCGCCAATGACTTTCCGTAATCCAAAACGGAATGCCACTTCTCATGATGAGTTTGAATTTCAGTCATTCCGAAAAGTGCTTCTTCATGAAACGGATTGATTTCCAATACCTGGTTGTAATACGATTCTGCGAAAGTGAAATTCCCCTGATGCAGATAATAATTCGCCAATTCTTCGTAAGAATACAATTCCCAACCTTTGACCCGGGAAAGAGCATCAAGTACAATGACTCTTTCTTCCCAGCGCAATGTATCGTATAACTCTTGTATTATTTTTGTATAAACGGGAGAATTTCTGGCGGGAGAATCAGATTCGATTTTCCCCTTAATAGTTTCATATTCTTCCAAAACATAATAGAACCTAATTCGGTTTAGGTGAACTTGGGTATTTTGGAAAAAATCTTTTACGCAAGCGTCCCAAGCCAGCTCTGCCCGGTTCAAATCTCCCTTCCCGGTATACTTAAGAGCGTCCTGATTGCAGCGAAAAGCAGGATCAGTTTCATTCAGTTTTATAAACCTCTGATCCGACTCCAAAGCCTCTTGGTTCCGGATAGAGTAAGAACAAAAAGTAAAACCGAATAAAACGAAAAGAAGAAGGGTATTTTTCAAAAACAAACCTTAGGTTTCTGTATTTTCCTTCATCTTTTGAGCAAATACCAAATACTGCATCGCTTTTTCCGGATTTCCGTTAAATAGATAGAGCAAACTCAAATCCATTGCTTCCTGGGGATCAGGAGGGGAAAATTCTTCCGGGTTTTCGCGGGAAAGTTCCAATTTGGCTTTGAATTCCTTTAATTTCTTTTTAGCATTCCCTTGGATTCGGTGCAAACTTTCCTGCGCCAAAGTGTCTTCTTCGCCCCATGCTTTTTCCAAAGTTTGGTTAAAAGAAACAAATCCGGAGTCATGCGTTGCCATCTCCGTAAGAAGGGTGGCTGACGCTTTGTAATTTCCCTGTTTCGCCAAAATATCCGATTGGATCAGCCTCAACTGTGAATTGCCCGGATAAAGTAAAAGATACCTTTCCAACATTTTCAAACTTTCCGGATAACGATTCCTTTCGTAATAAAACATAGCCAGCCCTCCTAATGCCGTTTTGTGGTTCGGATCAATCTTCACCACATTCGTAAGATACACTTCCGTCTTTTCATCATTTTCATTGATTTGATAAATTTGTGCGAGTAATAGATGCGCTAAAACGAACTTCTTTTCAAACTTTAACGCTTGTTTTAAGAAGTGAATTGATTTTTCCAACTCTTTCAAACGAAAGAAGGAAACCGCGATATTATAACAATTTTTGAAATCAGGATGGATTTTGACCGCCTGAGAAAAAAACTGAGTCGCTTTTACGTGATCATTCTCTTTCGCATAAATCACACCTAAATTTTGATAGGCGAGATAAAAACCGGAATCTTCCTGAATGATTTTTTCATACAAACGCTTCGCTTCGTCCGACTGACCTGATTTCTCCAGTCGAACCGCATCATTGAACCAAGATTGTATTCCTTCGGCGCCCATTATAGAATCTTATCGAATCAGAAAAACCATTACCAGCAAAGAAAAATGTAAAGGAGAATCGAAAAACTCTCCGAAACTTTCTATAGATTCCAAAAGAAGGGGATAGTTATGCAAAAACTGATATTCTTTTCAGTAGTATTATGCCTTATTTCGTGTTCTTCTACGGAAGCGACACGAAGAAATTACAGTGCTTCCGGCGATCCGGAAGATATATTTTTCGAAAGATCACAGAAAAATAGATCCACAGCTTCCTCGGATGAAGCGGTCACAAAATCCATTCTGGATGATTTGGATTCCAAACCCAGATCTACGGGAGAAGGATTGGCTTTGCCTGAGAAAAAAGCGAATGCTTCGGGAAGTTTTGATGAAGTCGGACTCTCTTCCTGGTATGGACAAAAATTCCAAGGAAGACCGACTGCTAGTGGGGAACCATTTGACCGAATGAAACTGACGGGCGCTCACAGAACATTGCCCATTGGTTCCCTGGTCAAAATTCAAAATTTAGAAAATAATAAAGAAGCTGTCGTTCGTATCAATGACCGAGGGCCTTTTGTAGATGAAAGAATTGTAGATGTTTCCGAAAAAACCGCGGAACTACTCGAATTCAAAGACAAAGGGGTTACCAAAGTGGGAATCCGAGTTCTCAAAAAAGGAGAATCAGCAGGCGAAGATTTGGATGGTGCGGATCTGGATGATACGGAACTTTTAGATGATGTTCCCGCCAAACCGGAAAAGTTGACTCCTGCCAAACCGGGAAATCTTACTTCCAAACCACCCGCTTCTTCTCAAAACCCAAAAGGTTATACAGTGCAAGTCGGTGTATTCAACGAACAAGAGAGAGCTCTCAAATATAAGGAAACTTTAAAAACGGATTACAAACAGTCTGTTTTTGTTTACCCGAGAGAGGGCAAATATGTGGTCCAAGTAGGGGATTTCTCCGACAGAACCAAAGCGGAATCCTTGAAAACGCGTTTAAAATACGATGGGATTGATTGCTTTATTCCCAATAAGTAATCCAAGAAACATCCTATCCCTAGAATCCGATCAAGGCGTTTTGGTGCACTGCACCCAAACGCCTTTTGTATTGAAAATGTATTGCTTTACGACGTAATTTTGTTACGATTTTGCAGGATATCCCCCACTTAGAAGTCCCCCACTATGACTGAAAACATCTTCTCCACTGAACACGTATTAACCAACTACTATACCTTCGGAAGTCTCATCGTCACTGTATTGACGGGCATTTTAGCGACCTTCTTTCTTACCTTACGAGACAAAACTCCCGCCACGAAACACTTGGGGCTCGCTTGTGTTTTTATCAGCTTATTTCAATTAGGCTATTTTCTTGCGGCATTTTACTATCATCCCATCGCGGCATTTCATCGCTGGCTCACTGGCGGATTGATATTATACGGAATCATTCACTTCGGCCAATTTTTCTTTCGTTTTCCGAACGATGCTGATAAAAAAATAGGGGATACACTACTATATATTACATATTCAATTGCATCCATAGTAGTGCTTTGGTTTTTTTACGAAACATTCAACAGCGAAAAAAAATACCATTTCACAGCCCACCATTGGGATTTCAACGCGGAAAGCGCGAGTAAGATCCTAGGTATCTTTATCGTATGTTATTCTTTACTCACCTTTGTTATTCTACCGGGGTATCGAATCTACAAAATGGAGAGTGGAAAAAGAAGAGCACTTAGTGCGATGGTACTTGCCGCATTAATCGCAGCGATCGTTCCTAACGTAACAAACGTTATGAGCCGTGACGGTGCAATGGAAAGATCCACATACCTGACGGCTTTGGTTCTATTATTTACTCTGGCATTCTTTTCCATTACAATTATTTTCATCAATACCAGTAACGAACGTACAACTTTCATGGTTAAAATCGTAGGGATCTCTTTTGTTACCATGCTTCTGGTCATGCAGACTTTCAGTTACTTGGTAGACCAAGAGAAAGAAACTGCTTACGATAACGCAACAATTCAAAAAACATTGCGCGCTCTGGAAGGAGGGGAACAGGCAAAAGATATTGTATTTATTTTGGAATACGACGTCGCCTCCCAGAATCTCAGAAAAAAACATTATCCGGAATCTATGAGTTTGGATTTGCCTTTGGTGCAAGCCGACTTGTACAATACATATCTTTATAAAGAGATTGCAAATTTGGATTCTACAGGCTACCGCAAAGCCTTGATTGGGATTTTGAATAAAGCTCCTTCTTATTTTGAAGGTTATAAAAACTCAATCCTCGCTCATTTGGAAGAGAATGCTTCTTTGGACAGCCAAGAGCTGAAAGAATCCGTCAATTTACTGGTCGAAAAACTCAATAAGAGAACTTTTATCAATACCAATAAACTAACAGATATTCATGCTGAGAATTTCTGTGAAGAAGGAACTTCCTATATTCAAAAAGTAAAGAATGTGGATACCTTTCGTGACGCTATTTTAAAACACATAGACAATTGCCAATGGGACGGAAAAGAAATTTCAGGACAAGATCTGAAACTTGA
The nucleotide sequence above comes from Leptospira kobayashii. Encoded proteins:
- the hisS gene encoding histidine--tRNA ligase is translated as MKEQKLTTANYKGTRDFFPEDMRLRNYLFSVMKQVAISYGYEEYDGPMIESLDLYRAKTGEEIVGKQIYNFIDKGGREVAIRPEMTPTVARMVASKLRDLPRPIRWFSIPNLWRYEQPGHGRLREHWQLNVDMFGVNHFRAELEIFSLACDILFAFGAPRNSFRVKVSHRSLLDEFFKSGLKLKPEQAHEVSKILDKKNKITQDEYVALVSKTIPEDPTAVSKIDQFLAATVENIHTILGLTAETIQKINDLFSGLKDLGLADIVDFDPSVVRGFDYYTGFIFEIFDTSPKNKRSLYGGGRYDNLIGLFSNEELSGIGFGLGDVTLQNFLETHGLLPNLSNANTVYIPLLDDASFSSVQSLAKRFRAANVAVDLSLQTQKMGKQLSYAEKKGYRWILILGEEEIKNQTVTLKDMVHRSQEELKWDDALQKVRTELS
- a CDS encoding DUF1577 domain-containing protein, translated to MEESLNIQDLYKQMMNAEGLYLKGYDTQIKLRFKGERPDGSHIFEMEAIPDFPTERFTVYTTPSFQVEVDYQILSKKDNLLLGKLIEKRQSFAVRQDPRNEKVYGSVLASNFLVAKTDIDFSKLTGVSSQVILTDIHRNLLKDYPQSKVVFISSSEMNDEVELMQLYKKPLYLINTQVMESAPLPDVYDPKETFEEDFLLDDKIAEYKRKKMSSFLYYPIFIKMNDLHFFAYLSLEYEKSPVPIAVFELFKEVEITFQERIMDSNTHILDLKQNVLNVSKGGVAIEVRDPEIIKSLMIKPSMTIDINFKMQAPIRMAMELRHMEEIHDFYVVGTRIIGLSGGDKRGKEIYESLIEFFR
- a CDS encoding OmpA family protein, whose amino-acid sequence is MKRYFSLLPLFGLALWAQPLPKVKDVRFNQPLNTQNVEYNPIVSPSGRYLVFQSNRPGGEGGMDIWISENKSFPDRMKYPEWDAPKNFRELNTPNFEGMFSILFDEDEKPYELYFTSVRNKDVNDSKKNMEGYDGLNIYYTKINHRTGLWSAPVALNEVNSNFEDKMPALSPDGCSMVFSSNRPGGRGGYDLWISKRNPLTVPETKQPNLDKPSLFCRDGIWQKPIALGEVINSKEDEISPSYHWDGNRIYFSSNREDKNKKFSFYFSEMNPETAVFQKPEILGSPFNTKQGLSADSTGFPFDTPADYSTYSLWEESDNEGISVTHDDLWFYFSSNRPGGEGQFDIYRTQVPEDLRRSYEFLFRGLVLDGSEAIMIGLDATLKIYDETKPIQIITSKRIGGDLSSEDLENFRTILKTGKLYRVEVSSPGFHPQELLIDLRGNVGKNKEQYSRIVLQPIRPIKDDRPNKTIQGIRFIVKDRKTDLVIPNAEIIYFDDLTRKGKVIVSKDNTFHLEKEPTYAFEILAKAKGYKEETFLYPDTAIKDMVGKETVLYLRNLSDFDELYNTVIYFPFNERSLRAEDKKRLDLFADYLIHHKNEKVEIGGHTDNVGKREYNITLSEDRANSVYQYLRDKGVAKEKMKIQAYYYSQPISDNETEEGRARNRRVNFKKID
- the folP gene encoding dihydropteroate synthase: MALPSFYRFKGNFCQGKKEGFVASALVFEMNSMSQIFGILNMTTDSFSDGGLFLDPKSAKEQGQKLRNDGADYLDISGQSSNVKSALVSEELEWERIEPTLRHFISLGIPTSVDSFRPNVQAKALEAGTQVLNDITGFTHPDARSLFKDPFLSQSQAKLIVMHSHTLGIAKEKSELTPENVVPTILNFFRDRKSELTSWGIAEERIYFDPGMGFFLGEDPELSFTVLRNIDRILSEFPRLMLGVSRKSFLGNVLGGLPPKEREMPTFATEIYLLQKKVPMIRTHDVLKLTQAKKILSLLGK
- a CDS encoding tetratricopeptide repeat protein; this translates as MKNTLLLFVLFGFTFCSYSIRNQEALESDQRFIKLNETDPAFRCNQDALKYTGKGDLNRAELAWDACVKDFFQNTQVHLNRIRFYYVLEEYETIKGKIESDSPARNSPVYTKIIQELYDTLRWEERVIVLDALSRVKGWELYSYEELANYYLHQGNFTFAESYYNQVLEINPFHEEALFGMTEIQTHHEKWHSVLDYGKSLAVAAKKNREFHYFLLKANFELGRYAEGLKWVENASDKEKSQISFLEVWRDLLLLSKDKPNWNPLLPYYRKAVAEGYAVPESVFFPTLDPSGRETRKAIRTGRE
- a CDS encoding tetratricopeptide repeat protein — translated: MGAEGIQSWFNDAVRLEKSGQSDEAKRLYEKIIQEDSGFYLAYQNLGVIYAKENDHVKATQFFSQAVKIHPDFKNCYNIAVSFFRLKELEKSIHFLKQALKFEKKFVLAHLLLAQIYQINENDEKTEVYLTNVVKIDPNHKTALGGLAMFYYERNRYPESLKMLERYLLLYPGNSQLRLIQSDILAKQGNYKASATLLTEMATHDSGFVSFNQTLEKAWGEEDTLAQESLHRIQGNAKKKLKEFKAKLELSRENPEEFSPPDPQEAMDLSLLYLFNGNPEKAMQYLVFAQKMKENTET
- the mpl36 gene encoding RlpA family plasminogen-binding lipoprotein MPL36, yielding MQKLIFFSVVLCLISCSSTEATRRNYSASGDPEDIFFERSQKNRSTASSDEAVTKSILDDLDSKPRSTGEGLALPEKKANASGSFDEVGLSSWYGQKFQGRPTASGEPFDRMKLTGAHRTLPIGSLVKIQNLENNKEAVVRINDRGPFVDERIVDVSEKTAELLEFKDKGVTKVGIRVLKKGESAGEDLDGADLDDTELLDDVPAKPEKLTPAKPGNLTSKPPASSQNPKGYTVQVGVFNEQERALKYKETLKTDYKQSVFVYPREGKYVVQVGDFSDRTKAESLKTRLKYDGIDCFIPNK